Genomic window (Polycladomyces subterraneus):
CTGTGGCAATCTGGATCGGCGAACACCGATTGGAGTGCGTCGGCTTGATCGACACCGGCAATCAACTGCGGGATCCGATCAGCCGTGCACCTGTGATGATGGTGGAACTGGAGCGGATCCAGACATATCTTCCCGAAGCGTTGACGGAGATGGTCCGGACCAAGGCATGGCATCAACACTGGGATCGCCTGACTGCAGAGTGGGTGACCCGGGTGCGGTTGGTGCCCTTTCGTGGGGTCACAGCTGAAGGAGAGATGATGGTGACGCTGAAACCGGACCGTGTAGAAATCCGTCAACAACAGGATTGGGTTGCCGCCGGAAAAGTGTTGGTCGGACTGGATCCGGGCAGATTGTCATCCGACGGCACGTATCATGCCATCATCCATCCTTCCTGTTTGCCGCAAGCAGGGTAGGTTTTTCATTCTTTCATCATCAAGTATACAAAGGAGGATGAGCCGTGACAGGGGAGCGACATCGGATGTGGGTCAAGTGGAAGCTGGTATTGCAACTGTTTTGGTACCGGTTGCTGATGCAGATTGGCCTAAAGGGGGAAGAAGTCTATTATATCGGCGGAAGTGAAGCACTGCCACCGCCGCTTACACGGGAAGAGGAAGAGCATCTGCTAGAGCGTCTACCAGGGGGAGATGCTGCCGTCCGCGCCATGCTGATCGAGCGGAATCTCCGGTTGGTGGTTTACATTGCTCGCAAATTCGAGAACACAGGCATTCATATTGAGGATCTGGTATCCATCGGCACAATCGGTTTGATCAAGGCAGTCAACACATTCGATCCGGGAAAAAAGATCAAACTGGCCACCTATGCCTCACGATGCATTGAGAACGAGATTCTCATGTTTTTGCGGCGTAACAACAAGATCCGTTCGGAAGTATCCTTCGACGAGCCTTTGAATACGGACTGGGACGGCAACGAGTTGCTGTTGTCCGATGTGATGGGAACGGAGAATGACACGATCTACCGAAACATTGAAGAACAAGTGGACAGGAAAATTTTGCGTGCCGCCTTGGCCAAGTTGTCCGAACGGGAACGAACGATCATGGAGCTCCGCTTTGGACTCAATGGAGGAGAGGAGAAAACGCAAAAGGACGTGGCCGATCTCTTGGGTATTTCGCAATCTTACATCTCACGGCTGGAAAAGCGGATTATCAAGCGGCTACGAAAAGAATTTAATAAAATGATTTGAAATATATGCCAAAGATGGATGGATTATAAAAAACCTTTCTCAGGAGATACTGTTCATACATGCTTCCTGAGGAGGGAACCCCATGGCGCGGAACAAGGTAGAAATCTGCGGAGTGGATACATCCAAACTACCGGTATTAACCAACCAGGAGATGCGTGTACTGTTTCGGCAGTTACAGGCTGGGGATCGATCCGCCAGGGAGAAGTTGGTAAACGGCAATCTCCGTTTGGTACTCAGTGTGATCCAACGATTCAACAACCGGGGAGAAAATGTGGATGATCTGTTTCAGGTCGGTTGCATCGGCATGATGAAGGCCATTGACAATTTCGATCTCGGACAAAACGTCAAATTTTCCACGTACGCCGTTCCGATGATCATCGGTGAAATTCGCCGCTACTTGCGGGACAATAATCCCATTCGCGTGTCGCGCTCTCTACGGGATATCGCGTTCAAAGCGCTGCACGTAAGGGATACGCTCACCAACCGGCATTCCCGTGAACCTACTGTACAGGAGATTGCGGAAGAGCTGAACGTACCCAAGGAAGACGTGGTATTTGCACTTGATGCGATTCAGGACCCGGTGTCATTGTTTGAACCTATTTATCAGGACGGCGGAGATCCAATCTATGTGATGGATCAGTTGAGTGACGACAAGGAGAAGGATTTCAAATGGGTGGAGGAGATCGCCCTCCGCGAAGCGATGAACAAGTTGAACGAACGGGAAAAATTGATTTTGTCCATGCGTTTTTTTGAGGGGAAAACCCAGATGGAAGTGGCCGATGAGATCGGAATTTCCCAAGCACAGGTCTCTCGACTGGAAAAAGCCGCTATTCATCAGATGCAAAAATTTGTCCAATGAATCACTGACCGACGTCACCACCTTACCGCCCGAAAAGGGCGGTTTTTTGTGTGGCCAGACCAAGGGAGTGTCTGTATTTCATAAAGGGACATTGTTTTCCCGTTCGTAAAGTACGGCAACCCTTCATAAGAGGTGTTGAAAGCAGACACACCACTGTACATATTGCCTCCCTGTCTCATATATATAAAGTAACGTTGACTTTGCGATGAAGGGGGATCACCCCGTGATCAAAATCTCCGAGTTGCAGGCCAAAGATGTGGTAAATGTTCAGGACGGACAAAAACTGGGGCAAATCCACGATGTGGAGATCGATTTGAAGATGGGTCAGATTAAGGCGATTGTGGTGCCGGCGGAAAGCCGGCTGTTCGGTCTTTTTTCCGGAGGGAAAGAGTGGGTCATTCCATGGCGGCAAATCGTGAAAATCGGAACGGACGTCATCTTGGTGCGATTACATTCCACCACGTCACCCCACGAATATTATGACAACCCCTCTTCTTCACAGCCGCCGTTTTTGCCACCGTCACCTGAGGATTGACAGATAAGAGTCTCTTTGTCTCTTCACCGAAATGTGGTAATATGGTGAGAGGAGGGGAGCGAATGGAACCATTTCAGTTTCACGATGGTGCTGGCGTTCCCTGCTTTTTCCTTTCCAAGTGGGAAAAGGAATTTCCTCACCTGTCGGTAGGGATGAGCGCCAGAGGAAGTGGCAAAAATTATGCTCTCCACGTGGAGGATGATCCCGATCGTGTCATCGTCAATCGAAAAGCGTTGGCGAAGGCGTTGAATCTGCCGTTTTCGTGGTGGACCTGCGGTGAACAAGTCCATGGCGTGGCCATCCGGGAAGTTCGTGCAGAGGATCGGGGACGTGGAAGTGATTCCCGCCAAACGGCCTTCGCTGATACGGATGGCTTGGTGACCAAGTCGTCCGGTGTTTGGTTGACTTCTTTTTATGCCGATTGTGTACCACTGATTTTCTACAGCCCTGATGCCGACGTGATCGGCATCGCCCATGCGGGGTGGCGTGGTACAGTGGGCGGGATCGGCCCGCGGATGGTGCGTCGTATGGTGCAGATGGGAGCCGATGTCGGCCGTATCCGCGCAGCGATTGCACCGTCGATCGGGGGGTGTTGTTACGAAGTGGAGGATCGGGTGGCCAATGCTTTGCTGGAAGTTTTGCCATCCGTGTCCAATGACATCTTGAAACCGACTCAATCCGGAAAATGGAAGTTGGATTTGCGATTGGCCAATCGGGAAATGTTGCTTTTGGAAGGAATTCTGCCGGAGCATGTGGAATTGACGCATTGGTGCACCAGCTGTCATCCAGAATATTTTTTTTCGTACCGGCGTGATAAAGGAAAAACAGGACGCATGGTGGCATGGATCGTGAAACGGGACGGGAGAGATGGCTGATGGACGAGTTGCGGCAACGTTGGGAACAGATCAGGGAAACCATTGCTACCGCTTGCGCCCGGGTTGGTCGTGACCCCAACGAAGTGCGCGTGGTCGCGGTCACCAAATATGTGGATTTGGACACCACCCGTGCAGTATTGGATGCGGGAATCGAAGACATCGGCGAAAGCCGGGCGCAGGAAGCCGTACCCAAATATGAAGCGCTTGAAGGTCGGGGAGTGTGGCATTTCATCGGTCACCTGCAACGGAACAAGGTGAAGGACGTCATCAGTCGATTTACATATATTCATTCCCTCGACCGATATTCGCTGGCGAAGGAGATCCAGTCCCGCGCAGAAAAAGCGGACAAGCAGGTGAAGTGCTTCATCCAGGTCAATGTGTCCGGTGAAGAGAGCAAGCACGGTATCGCACCTGAGGAGTTGACGGATTTCGCCCGCGAAGTGGTGGAGACATGTCCTCGTATTCAAGTTGTGGGATTGATGACAATGGCGCCTAAAACGGATCAACCCGAGGAGGTCCGTCCGTTTTTCCGGCGATTGAAACAGTTACAGGTCGAGTTGCAAAAGCTCGGGGACACCCGATTGAAGGTCCCGCATTTGTCCATGGGCATGTCGCAGGACTATCCCATCGCCGTCGAAGAAGGCGCAACATTCCTGCGTCTGGGATCGGTGTTGGTGGGGCGGCAGAAGTAAGACGGCCGGTGAGGAGGCGATTTTGATTGAGTTTCATCCAACGGGTGATGAACTTTTTCGGGATCACAGAGGATGATGTGGTGGAATACCATGAGGAGGACGCCGAGTCGGTATTGACAAGGGAACGTGGCGGGCATGTGGTATCGTTGCACACCCAGAAAAACATCCGTGTGATGCTGATAGAACCCCGCACCTACGAAGATGCTCAAGAAATCGCCGACAATATCAAAAGCCATCGCCCGGTCGTCGTCAATTTGCAGCGCGTGAGCAAGGATCAAGCTGTCCGGATTGTGGACTTTTTGAGCGGAACGGTGTATGCACTGGGTGGGAACATCCAAAAATTGGGCCCCAACATCTTTATGTGCACACCGGCCAATGTAGACGTGCAAGGAACCATATCGGATTTGGTATCCGATGACGCCAAAGAACTGCTGAGGTGAACGAATGAACGCAGTGTATGAGTTGGTTCATTGGGGTTTTTACCTCTACTATATCCTGATCATCATTTATATTTTGCTCTCGTGGGTTCCCCAAGCGCGAGAGACGCCGATCGCTTATTTTTTGGCACGGTTGGTGGAGCCGTACCTGTCCATTTTCAGAAATTTGATCCCTCCCTTTGGCATGTTGGACATCTCCCCGATCGTGGCCCTGATCGCGCTCCATTTCATGGAGTACGGCGTTTTCTACATCCTGAGCTTGGTGATCGGCTGGCTGACATGA
Coding sequences:
- the sigG gene encoding RNA polymerase sporulation sigma factor SigG, translated to MARNKVEICGVDTSKLPVLTNQEMRVLFRQLQAGDRSAREKLVNGNLRLVLSVIQRFNNRGENVDDLFQVGCIGMMKAIDNFDLGQNVKFSTYAVPMIIGEIRRYLRDNNPIRVSRSLRDIAFKALHVRDTLTNRHSREPTVQEIAEELNVPKEDVVFALDAIQDPVSLFEPIYQDGGDPIYVMDQLSDDKEKDFKWVEEIALREAMNKLNEREKLILSMRFFEGKTQMEVADEIGISQAQVSRLEKAAIHQMQKFVQ
- a CDS encoding cell division protein SepF, with translation MSFIQRVMNFFGITEDDVVEYHEEDAESVLTRERGGHVVSLHTQKNIRVMLIEPRTYEDAQEIADNIKSHRPVVVNLQRVSKDQAVRIVDFLSGTVYALGGNIQKLGPNIFMCTPANVDVQGTISDLVSDDAKELLR
- the sigE gene encoding RNA polymerase sporulation sigma factor SigE codes for the protein MWVKWKLVLQLFWYRLLMQIGLKGEEVYYIGGSEALPPPLTREEEEHLLERLPGGDAAVRAMLIERNLRLVVYIARKFENTGIHIEDLVSIGTIGLIKAVNTFDPGKKIKLATYASRCIENEILMFLRRNNKIRSEVSFDEPLNTDWDGNELLLSDVMGTENDTIYRNIEEQVDRKILRAALAKLSERERTIMELRFGLNGGEEKTQKDVADLLGISQSYISRLEKRIIKRLRKEFNKMI
- a CDS encoding YlmC/YmxH family sporulation protein, which encodes MIKISELQAKDVVNVQDGQKLGQIHDVEIDLKMGQIKAIVVPAESRLFGLFSGGKEWVIPWRQIVKIGTDVILVRLHSTTSPHEYYDNPSSSQPPFLPPSPED
- the pgeF gene encoding peptidoglycan editing factor PgeF, whose product is MEPFQFHDGAGVPCFFLSKWEKEFPHLSVGMSARGSGKNYALHVEDDPDRVIVNRKALAKALNLPFSWWTCGEQVHGVAIREVRAEDRGRGSDSRQTAFADTDGLVTKSSGVWLTSFYADCVPLIFYSPDADVIGIAHAGWRGTVGGIGPRMVRRMVQMGADVGRIRAAIAPSIGGCCYEVEDRVANALLEVLPSVSNDILKPTQSGKWKLDLRLANREMLLLEGILPEHVELTHWCTSCHPEYFFSYRRDKGKTGRMVAWIVKRDGRDG
- a CDS encoding YggT family protein, which produces MNAVYELVHWGFYLYYILIIIYILLSWVPQARETPIAYFLARLVEPYLSIFRNLIPPFGMLDISPIVALIALHFMEYGVFYILSLVIGWLT
- a CDS encoding YggS family pyridoxal phosphate-dependent enzyme encodes the protein MDRETGRERWLMDELRQRWEQIRETIATACARVGRDPNEVRVVAVTKYVDLDTTRAVLDAGIEDIGESRAQEAVPKYEALEGRGVWHFIGHLQRNKVKDVISRFTYIHSLDRYSLAKEIQSRAEKADKQVKCFIQVNVSGEESKHGIAPEELTDFAREVVETCPRIQVVGLMTMAPKTDQPEEVRPFFRRLKQLQVELQKLGDTRLKVPHLSMGMSQDYPIAVEEGATFLRLGSVLVGRQK